In Malania oleifera isolate guangnan ecotype guangnan chromosome 8, ASM2987363v1, whole genome shotgun sequence, a single window of DNA contains:
- the LOC131162894 gene encoding pentatricopeptide repeat-containing protein At4g08210 isoform X1, with protein MGLYEIAGALRHCGRTQAFRHGESLHSHLLKLGYFCELFVANNLISMYADFPSLNDAQQVFDEMIVRNVVTWTTIVSAYTNNGSPHEAIRLYKHMLDTQSEVPNGFIHSAVLKACGMVGNLELGRLLHERITRAKLEHDTVLMNTLLDMYVKCGSLRDAQKIFDEMILVNSTSWNTIILGYGKEGQMEEAVNLFCRMPEPDVVSWNSIIAGFAHKDSPRTLEFLCMMHREGLKLDCFSLPCVLKTCGFLGLLAMGKQIHCYFVKSGFESCCFTVSALLDMYSSCKELDEAVKLFSQCSGSKYSIQDDLALWNSMLSVYALYDANSSALKMVSQIHTSGAHVDHYTFSTALRICINVQNLKLGLQVHGLVVTSGYELDYIVGSILIDFYVRHGSLKDALRLFHRLPEKDVVAWSGLLAGCVKKGLNLLAFELFRDMVNIDAVDQFVISSVLKACSNIVQLGVGKQVHVFSIKSGYESDEVTLTSLIDMYSKCGAIDEALALFNCMPIRDVVCWTGIIVGCGQNGRAHKAIELFQQMINSGLKPNEITFLGVLSACRHAGLVGEARAIFKSMKTEYGLNPQFEHYYCMVDLLGRAGCFKEAERLIADMPFEPDQAMWSSLLVACGARKNAELISVIAAHLRAVPPKDPSVYATLSNVYATLGMWDDSAQVRQAMKEMGIKEAGKSWIQITS; from the coding sequence ATGGGCTTGTATGAAATCGCGGGGGCTCTACGGCATTGTGGGCGTACTCAAGCTTTCAGGCATGGAGAATCACTTCATTCTCATTTGCTCAAACTTGGATATTTCTGTGAATTGTTTGTTGCAAACAATTTGATCAGTATGTATGCTGATTTTCCTTCTTTGAATGATGCACAGCAAGTGTTTGACGAAATGATCGTGAGAAATGTAGTTACTTGGACCACCATAGTCTCCGCATACACAAATAACGGAAGTCCTCACGAAGCCATTAGACTATATAAACACATGTTGGATACTCAATCGGAGGTACCCAATGGGTTTATACACTCTGCTGTTCTGAAAGCATGCGGTATGGTGGGTAATCTTGAATTGGGTCGATTGCTACATGAAAGAATTACTAGAGCTAAACTGGAACATGACACTGTTTTGATGAACACCCTTTTGGACATGTATGTTAAATGCGGGAGTTTGAGGGATGCGCAAAAAATTTTTGACGAGATGATTCTGGTGAATTCAACTTCATGGAACACAATCATTTTGGGGTATGGCAAAGAAGGTCAGATGGAGGAGGCAGTGAATTTGTTTTGTCGAATGCCAGAACCAGATGTTGTTTCTTGGAACAGCATCATCGCTGGTTTTGCTCACAAAGACAGTCCCCGCACATTGGAGTTTCTATGTATGATGCATCGAGAAGGCCTAAAGCTTGATTGTTTCAGTTTACCTTGTGTTCTTAAAACTTGTGGTTTTCTTGGATTACTAGCTATGGGAAAACAGATTCACTGCTATTTTGTTAAATCAGGTTTTGAGTCGTGCTGCTTTACTGTGTCTGCTCTTCTGGACATGTATTCAAGTTGTAAAGAACTGGATGAGGCAGTAAAGCTATTTTCTCAATGCTCTGGCAGCAAATATTCAATTCAGGATGACTTGGCACTTTGGAACTCTATGCTTTCCGTCTACGCCCTTTATGATGCCAACAGCAGTGCTCTGAAGATGGTATCACAAATCCATACCTCAGGTGCACATGTAGATCACTACACTTTTAGTACTGCTTTAAGGATCTGCATTAATGTGCAGAACTTGAAACTTGGGCTTCAAGTCCATGGATTGGTTGTTACCAGTGGTTATGAATTAGATTACATTGTTGGAAGCATTCTAATTGATTTCTATGTAAGACATGGGAGCCTGAAGGATGCATTGAGATTATTTCATAGGCTTCCAGAGAAAGATGTTGTTGCTTGGTCTGGTTTGTTAGCAGGATGCGTTAAAAAGGGATTGAATTTACTAGCTTTTGAACTCTTCAGAGATATGGTTAATATAGATGCTGTGGATCAGTTTGTTATCTCGAGTGTTTTGAAAGCTTGTTCAAATATTGTGCAACTTGGAGTTGGCAAACAGGTTCATGTTTTCAGCATTAAAAGTGGATATGAATCAGATGAGGTTACATTAACATCTCTTATTGATATGTACTCAAAATGTGGGGCAATTGATGAGGCCTTAGCTTTGTTTAATTGTATGCCTATAAGAGATGTAGTGTGTTGGACAGGGATCATCGTCGGCTGTGGACAAAATGGGAGAGCGCACAAAGCAATTGAGCTTTTTCAACAGATGATAAATTCTGGGTTGAAACCAAATGAAATCACCTTTCTAGGTGTTCTTTCTGCCTGCAGACATGCAGGTTTGGTTGGAGAAGCAAGGGCTATTTTTAAATCTATGAAAACTGAGTATGGACTGAATCCTcagtttgagcattattattgcaTGGTTGATCTTCTTGGTCGCGCTGGGTGTTTTAAAGAGGCAGAGAGATTGATTGCTGACATGCCATTTGAGCCTGATCAAGCCATGTGGAGCTCCTTGCTTGTAGCCTGTGGAGCTCGGAAGAATGCAGAACTAATAAGTGTAATTGCTGCGCACCTTCGTGCAGTCCCACCCAAGGACCCTTCTGTATATGCGACGCTTTCAAATGTTTATGCTACGTTGGGAATGTGGGATGATTCAGCTCAGGTGAGACAAGCTATGAAGGAAATGGGCATTAAAGAGGCTGGAAAAAGTTGGATTCAGATTACAAGTTGA
- the LOC131162894 gene encoding pentatricopeptide repeat-containing protein At4g08210 isoform X2, which translates to MIVRNVVTWTTIVSAYTNNGSPHEAIRLYKHMLDTQSEVPNGFIHSAVLKACGMVGNLELGRLLHERITRAKLEHDTVLMNTLLDMYVKCGSLRDAQKIFDEMILVNSTSWNTIILGYGKEGQMEEAVNLFCRMPEPDVVSWNSIIAGFAHKDSPRTLEFLCMMHREGLKLDCFSLPCVLKTCGFLGLLAMGKQIHCYFVKSGFESCCFTVSALLDMYSSCKELDEAVKLFSQCSGSKYSIQDDLALWNSMLSVYALYDANSSALKMVSQIHTSGAHVDHYTFSTALRICINVQNLKLGLQVHGLVVTSGYELDYIVGSILIDFYVRHGSLKDALRLFHRLPEKDVVAWSGLLAGCVKKGLNLLAFELFRDMVNIDAVDQFVISSVLKACSNIVQLGVGKQVHVFSIKSGYESDEVTLTSLIDMYSKCGAIDEALALFNCMPIRDVVCWTGIIVGCGQNGRAHKAIELFQQMINSGLKPNEITFLGVLSACRHAGLVGEARAIFKSMKTEYGLNPQFEHYYCMVDLLGRAGCFKEAERLIADMPFEPDQAMWSSLLVACGARKNAELISVIAAHLRAVPPKDPSVYATLSNVYATLGMWDDSAQVRQAMKEMGIKEAGKSWIQITS; encoded by the coding sequence ATGATCGTGAGAAATGTAGTTACTTGGACCACCATAGTCTCCGCATACACAAATAACGGAAGTCCTCACGAAGCCATTAGACTATATAAACACATGTTGGATACTCAATCGGAGGTACCCAATGGGTTTATACACTCTGCTGTTCTGAAAGCATGCGGTATGGTGGGTAATCTTGAATTGGGTCGATTGCTACATGAAAGAATTACTAGAGCTAAACTGGAACATGACACTGTTTTGATGAACACCCTTTTGGACATGTATGTTAAATGCGGGAGTTTGAGGGATGCGCAAAAAATTTTTGACGAGATGATTCTGGTGAATTCAACTTCATGGAACACAATCATTTTGGGGTATGGCAAAGAAGGTCAGATGGAGGAGGCAGTGAATTTGTTTTGTCGAATGCCAGAACCAGATGTTGTTTCTTGGAACAGCATCATCGCTGGTTTTGCTCACAAAGACAGTCCCCGCACATTGGAGTTTCTATGTATGATGCATCGAGAAGGCCTAAAGCTTGATTGTTTCAGTTTACCTTGTGTTCTTAAAACTTGTGGTTTTCTTGGATTACTAGCTATGGGAAAACAGATTCACTGCTATTTTGTTAAATCAGGTTTTGAGTCGTGCTGCTTTACTGTGTCTGCTCTTCTGGACATGTATTCAAGTTGTAAAGAACTGGATGAGGCAGTAAAGCTATTTTCTCAATGCTCTGGCAGCAAATATTCAATTCAGGATGACTTGGCACTTTGGAACTCTATGCTTTCCGTCTACGCCCTTTATGATGCCAACAGCAGTGCTCTGAAGATGGTATCACAAATCCATACCTCAGGTGCACATGTAGATCACTACACTTTTAGTACTGCTTTAAGGATCTGCATTAATGTGCAGAACTTGAAACTTGGGCTTCAAGTCCATGGATTGGTTGTTACCAGTGGTTATGAATTAGATTACATTGTTGGAAGCATTCTAATTGATTTCTATGTAAGACATGGGAGCCTGAAGGATGCATTGAGATTATTTCATAGGCTTCCAGAGAAAGATGTTGTTGCTTGGTCTGGTTTGTTAGCAGGATGCGTTAAAAAGGGATTGAATTTACTAGCTTTTGAACTCTTCAGAGATATGGTTAATATAGATGCTGTGGATCAGTTTGTTATCTCGAGTGTTTTGAAAGCTTGTTCAAATATTGTGCAACTTGGAGTTGGCAAACAGGTTCATGTTTTCAGCATTAAAAGTGGATATGAATCAGATGAGGTTACATTAACATCTCTTATTGATATGTACTCAAAATGTGGGGCAATTGATGAGGCCTTAGCTTTGTTTAATTGTATGCCTATAAGAGATGTAGTGTGTTGGACAGGGATCATCGTCGGCTGTGGACAAAATGGGAGAGCGCACAAAGCAATTGAGCTTTTTCAACAGATGATAAATTCTGGGTTGAAACCAAATGAAATCACCTTTCTAGGTGTTCTTTCTGCCTGCAGACATGCAGGTTTGGTTGGAGAAGCAAGGGCTATTTTTAAATCTATGAAAACTGAGTATGGACTGAATCCTcagtttgagcattattattgcaTGGTTGATCTTCTTGGTCGCGCTGGGTGTTTTAAAGAGGCAGAGAGATTGATTGCTGACATGCCATTTGAGCCTGATCAAGCCATGTGGAGCTCCTTGCTTGTAGCCTGTGGAGCTCGGAAGAATGCAGAACTAATAAGTGTAATTGCTGCGCACCTTCGTGCAGTCCCACCCAAGGACCCTTCTGTATATGCGACGCTTTCAAATGTTTATGCTACGTTGGGAATGTGGGATGATTCAGCTCAGGTGAGACAAGCTATGAAGGAAATGGGCATTAAAGAGGCTGGAAAAAGTTGGATTCAGATTACAAGTTGA